A genome region from Sphingobium sp. CR2-8 includes the following:
- the cobN gene encoding cobaltochelatase subunit CobN gives MHLLSATPGMISSGDEAIDLGQSPGDIVILTVADSELACFAKAAAALPAGAPSVRLANLLQLRHPYSVDLYVEKVIAHAQFVCVILLGGKSYWPYGIDEIAQVARTRGIAFAAIADGREDDPSLDRASTVPAERIARLRDYLRQGGAANALAFLRTAARTIGRDAGTPDDPVPVADAGLYVPGIDRPGLSDLRRRWRPDAPVACLVFYRALMVAGTLDAVDAMIAALEARGFNVAPVHVRALREPFAMDWLGSLLSEVAPDVIVNATSFAASSTSEPRTASVLERADCPILQVAFAGVEEGDWQASARGLGPRDLAMNVALPEVDGRIFTRAVAFKAAEQFDAVTQCGIVVPRVAPDRVAFVADLAANWADLRSTPPVRRRIALVLANYPNRDGRIGNGVGLDTPASAAAILAALAGAGYNIGDAPTDGAALMRLMTGGVTNDLSSLGRPGEVSLPIAVYRTAFAAIPAEARAAMLDRWGEPEADPFVRDGAFRLAVHRFAGVAFAVQPARGYHIDPKESYHDPALPPPHAYLAFHLWLAKDFGAQAVVHVGKHGNLEWLPGKAVSLSQTCFPEICAGPLPQLYPFIVNDPGEGTQAKRRIGAVIVDHLTPPLTRAESYGPLKQLEALVDEYYLAAGMDPRRIDRLRRDIIDLARSQGLDKDAGAQGEGDDALSAIDNYLCELKELQIRDGLHIFTRSPEGTLRRDLLVAMARTSRGLDHDGQASLLRAMAQDLDLDFDPLECRMADRWDGPHPQILAERTTDPWRTLGDTVERLELLAQLLVEGMAAPGPRSAAVMASVADDLAPRVDRCGAQEAAGLLAGLDGRFVLPGPSGAPTRGRPDVLPTGRNFFSVDTRAVPTAVAWELGKKSAQLLVEDYFQREGEYPGAIALSAWGTANMRTGGDDIAQALALMGVRPRWDWTSGRVVGFEMMTVTELGRPRVDVTLRVSGFFRDAFPEQIDLVDSAARAVMALDEPEEDNPAAARHARETAALIDQGQGADVAARRAGARVFGSKPGAYGAGLQAMIDEKLWHSRADLAGVYLDWGSYAYGAGVEGDAERDLFAMRLTQADAVVQNQDNREHDLLDSDDYYQFEGGIAAAVEHLRGAKPISYHNDHSRPERPVIRTLEDEIGRIVRGRVTNPKWIAGVMRHGYKGAFEIAASVDYLFAFAATTHAVRDHHFDAVHAAFIEDDAVRAFMGEANPAALRETAARLAEALERGLWKPKSNSAGLLLASLSGA, from the coding sequence ATGCATCTGCTGTCCGCCACACCGGGAATGATATCCAGCGGTGACGAGGCGATCGACCTCGGCCAGTCGCCCGGCGATATCGTGATCCTGACCGTGGCGGACAGCGAACTGGCCTGCTTCGCCAAGGCGGCGGCCGCGCTGCCCGCTGGCGCGCCCAGCGTCCGCCTCGCCAACCTGCTGCAACTGCGCCATCCCTATTCGGTCGACCTCTATGTCGAAAAGGTGATCGCTCATGCGCAATTCGTTTGCGTCATCCTGCTCGGTGGCAAGAGCTACTGGCCCTATGGCATAGACGAAATCGCGCAGGTGGCGCGAACGCGCGGTATCGCCTTCGCCGCGATAGCCGACGGGCGGGAGGATGATCCCTCTCTCGACCGCGCCTCGACCGTGCCTGCCGAACGCATCGCCCGGCTGCGCGACTATCTGCGGCAGGGCGGCGCCGCCAACGCACTGGCCTTTCTGCGCACCGCCGCGCGGACCATCGGGCGGGATGCGGGGACGCCTGACGATCCCGTCCCGGTCGCCGACGCGGGTCTCTATGTGCCGGGGATCGACCGCCCAGGATTGTCCGACCTGCGCCGCCGCTGGAGGCCGGATGCGCCTGTCGCCTGCCTGGTCTTCTACCGCGCCTTGATGGTCGCCGGGACGCTGGACGCGGTCGACGCGATGATCGCCGCGCTCGAAGCGCGTGGCTTCAACGTCGCGCCCGTCCATGTCCGCGCCTTGCGCGAACCTTTCGCCATGGACTGGCTGGGCAGCCTGCTCAGTGAAGTGGCGCCGGACGTGATCGTCAATGCCACCAGCTTTGCGGCATCCTCGACCTCCGAACCACGCACCGCCAGCGTGCTGGAACGCGCCGACTGCCCGATTCTTCAGGTCGCCTTCGCAGGCGTGGAGGAAGGGGATTGGCAGGCATCGGCGCGCGGCCTTGGCCCTCGCGATCTCGCCATGAACGTGGCGCTGCCCGAAGTGGACGGCCGCATCTTCACCCGCGCCGTCGCCTTCAAGGCGGCCGAGCAATTCGACGCGGTCACGCAATGCGGCATCGTCGTCCCGCGCGTCGCGCCGGATCGCGTGGCCTTCGTCGCCGACCTTGCGGCCAATTGGGCAGACTTGCGTAGCACGCCGCCAGTCCGGCGACGTATCGCATTAGTCCTCGCCAACTATCCCAATCGCGACGGACGTATCGGCAATGGCGTCGGCCTGGACACGCCCGCCAGCGCCGCCGCAATCCTCGCTGCGCTGGCCGGGGCGGGCTATAATATCGGCGATGCGCCGACAGATGGCGCCGCCCTGATGCGCCTCATGACCGGCGGCGTGACCAACGATCTTTCGTCGCTCGGTCGCCCCGGCGAAGTGTCTCTACCGATCGCCGTCTATCGCACCGCCTTCGCCGCCATTCCGGCCGAAGCGCGCGCCGCCATGCTGGATCGCTGGGGCGAACCGGAAGCCGATCCCTTCGTGCGCGACGGGGCTTTCCGCCTCGCCGTGCATCGCTTCGCTGGTGTCGCTTTCGCTGTTCAACCGGCGCGCGGCTACCATATCGACCCCAAGGAAAGCTATCACGATCCGGCGCTGCCGCCGCCCCATGCCTATCTGGCCTTCCATCTCTGGCTGGCAAAGGATTTCGGCGCGCAGGCGGTGGTGCATGTCGGCAAACATGGCAATCTGGAATGGCTGCCGGGCAAGGCGGTTTCGCTCTCGCAAACCTGTTTTCCGGAAATCTGTGCTGGCCCCCTGCCGCAACTCTATCCCTTCATCGTCAACGATCCGGGCGAAGGCACGCAGGCGAAGCGGCGCATCGGCGCGGTGATCGTCGATCATCTGACGCCGCCTTTGACCCGCGCCGAAAGCTACGGGCCGCTCAAGCAACTCGAAGCGCTCGTGGACGAATATTATCTCGCCGCCGGGATGGACCCGCGCCGGATTGATCGCTTGCGGCGCGACATCATCGATCTCGCGCGTAGTCAGGGTTTGGACAAGGATGCCGGAGCGCAGGGCGAAGGCGACGACGCGCTTTCAGCCATCGACAATTATCTGTGCGAACTGAAGGAATTGCAGATCCGCGATGGTCTGCACATCTTCACCCGCTCGCCCGAAGGCACGCTGCGCCGCGACCTGCTCGTCGCGATGGCCCGCACGTCGCGGGGGCTGGACCATGATGGGCAGGCGTCTTTGCTGCGGGCAATGGCGCAGGATCTGGACCTCGATTTCGATCCGCTCGAATGCCGCATGGCCGATCGCTGGGATGGGCCGCATCCGCAGATATTGGCGGAAAGGACGACCGATCCCTGGCGAACGCTCGGCGATACGGTCGAACGCCTCGAACTGTTGGCGCAACTGCTGGTGGAGGGCATGGCGGCTCCCGGCCCGCGCAGCGCCGCCGTGATGGCGTCGGTCGCCGACGATCTCGCGCCGCGGGTCGATCGCTGTGGCGCGCAGGAAGCGGCGGGTCTGCTCGCGGGTCTGGATGGCCGCTTCGTCCTGCCCGGCCCGTCGGGCGCGCCGACTCGCGGTCGGCCCGATGTGCTGCCTACGGGGCGCAATTTCTTCTCGGTCGACACCCGCGCGGTGCCCACGGCAGTCGCGTGGGAATTGGGGAAGAAGTCCGCGCAACTTCTGGTCGAAGATTATTTCCAGCGTGAGGGCGAATATCCCGGCGCGATCGCCCTGTCCGCTTGGGGTACCGCCAATATGCGCACCGGTGGCGACGACATCGCGCAGGCGCTGGCTTTGATGGGGGTGCGCCCCCGCTGGGACTGGACATCGGGTCGCGTCGTCGGGTTCGAGATGATGACCGTGACCGAACTCGGCCGTCCGCGCGTCGATGTCACCCTGCGCGTCTCCGGCTTTTTCCGCGACGCCTTTCCCGAACAGATCGACCTTGTCGACAGTGCCGCGCGCGCCGTCATGGCGCTGGACGAGCCGGAAGAAGATAATCCCGCCGCCGCGCGCCACGCCCGCGAAACTGCGGCGCTCATCGATCAGGGGCAGGGCGCGGACGTGGCCGCCCGGCGCGCGGGCGCGCGCGTCTTCGGATCGAAGCCGGGCGCCTATGGTGCGGGTCTCCAGGCGATGATCGATGAAAAATTATGGCATAGCCGCGCCGATCTGGCCGGGGTCTATCTGGACTGGGGCAGCTACGCCTATGGCGCGGGGGTTGAGGGCGATGCGGAACGCGACCTGTTCGCTATGCGCCTGACCCAGGCCGACGCGGTCGTGCAGAATCAGGATAATCGCGAGCATGACCTGCTCGACAGCGACGACTATTACCAGTTCGAAGGCGGCATCGCTGCTGCCGTCGAGCATCTGCGCGGCGCAAAGCCGATCAGCTATCATAACGACCATAGCCGCCCGGAACGACCGGTCATCCGTACGTTGGAGGATGAGATCGGCCGGATCGTGCGCGGGCGCGTGACCAATCCCAAATGGATCGCGGGCGTGATGCGCCACGGATACAAGGGCGCGTTCGAGATCGCCGCGTCGGTCGATTATCTCTTCGCCTTCGCCGCCACGACCCATGCCGTGCGCGATCATCATTTCGACGCCGTCCACGCTGCCTTTATCGAGGATGACGCCGTGCGGGCCTTCATGGGCGAAGCCAACCCCGCCGCCTTGCGCGAAACGGCGGCCCGCCTGGCCGAAGCATTGGAGCGGGGCCTTTGGAAACCCAAGTCCAACAGCGCGGGCTTGCTGCTCGCCAGCCTTTCAGGAGCATGA
- the cobO gene encoding cob(I)yrinic acid a,c-diamide adenosyltransferase produces MAERTDEQHKAKMQKKQAAHDRIVAGKTVEKGLLIVHTGKGKGKTTAALGMVVRAIGHGKKVGVVQFVKGAMTTGEKVVFDAFPDHVEFKPMGEGFTWNTQDRARDIALAREAWEEVKRMIADPAYDMVLADELNIVLRYDYLPLDEVLAVLADRSAMKHVIVTGRNAPEALVEQADLATEMTLLKHPFREQGVKAQAGIEF; encoded by the coding sequence ATGGCAGAGCGCACCGATGAACAGCATAAGGCGAAGATGCAGAAGAAGCAGGCGGCCCATGACCGGATCGTCGCGGGCAAGACCGTGGAGAAGGGCCTGCTGATCGTCCACACCGGCAAGGGCAAGGGCAAGACGACCGCCGCGCTGGGCATGGTGGTGCGCGCCATAGGGCACGGGAAGAAGGTCGGCGTCGTCCAGTTCGTGAAGGGGGCCATGACGACCGGCGAAAAGGTCGTGTTCGACGCCTTCCCCGATCATGTCGAATTCAAGCCGATGGGGGAGGGCTTCACCTGGAACACGCAGGACCGCGCCCGCGATATCGCCCTGGCGCGCGAAGCGTGGGAGGAGGTCAAGCGGATGATCGCCGACCCGGCCTATGACATGGTGCTGGCCGACGAACTCAACATCGTGCTGCGCTACGACTATCTGCCGCTCGACGAAGTGCTGGCGGTCCTGGCGGACCGGTCGGCCATGAAGCACGTCATCGTGACGGGCCGCAACGCGCCCGAAGCCCTGGTCGAACAGGCCGATCTCGCGACCGAAATGACGCTGCTCAAGCACCCGTTCCGCGAACAGGGCGTCAAGGCGCAGGCGGGCATCGAATTTTGA
- a CDS encoding ABC transporter substrate-binding protein, producing the protein MTCFTSFARYGLLGGAVAILSVGQASASTVHPDPAAPRRIISLNLCADQLVLALADRDQIAGLTHNATDPQMSAAAAQARGLPILGGSAEEVLAADPDLVIGMPARRNPAIAVLKAQKYKAVDLKSAETYDAILLSIREVAKAVGHPARGEALIARMNAELARIGKARPGLVAAYYQRRGYLTGTGTLIDDLMQRVGMTNLAAKLGKPPLSQMSLEEMVVARPDYLIMESATDRVTDQGTEMLHHPVLKGMKRISIPQAWTVCGGPAYVKAARALAEGTARR; encoded by the coding sequence ATGACATGCTTTACGTCTTTTGCGCGCTATGGGCTTTTGGGCGGTGCCGTCGCCATCCTGTCGGTCGGGCAAGCGTCGGCCAGCACCGTGCATCCCGATCCAGCCGCGCCCCGTCGGATCATATCGCTTAACCTCTGCGCCGACCAACTCGTCCTCGCGCTTGCGGATCGCGACCAGATTGCCGGACTGACCCACAATGCCACCGATCCGCAAATGTCCGCCGCCGCTGCGCAAGCGCGGGGTCTGCCGATATTGGGTGGGTCTGCCGAAGAAGTGCTGGCGGCCGATCCCGATCTGGTGATCGGCATGCCTGCGCGGCGCAATCCGGCGATCGCGGTCCTCAAGGCGCAGAAATACAAGGCCGTGGATCTTAAATCCGCCGAAACCTATGATGCGATCCTTCTGTCCATCCGCGAGGTGGCAAAGGCGGTGGGGCATCCCGCGCGCGGCGAGGCGCTGATCGCGCGCATGAACGCGGAACTCGCGCGGATCGGCAAGGCGCGGCCCGGTCTGGTCGCGGCCTATTATCAGCGGCGCGGTTATCTGACCGGCACGGGGACGCTGATCGACGACCTGATGCAGCGCGTGGGGATGACCAACCTGGCGGCCAAGCTTGGCAAGCCGCCCCTGTCGCAGATGAGCCTGGAGGAAATGGTCGTTGCCCGGCCCGACTATCTGATCATGGAAAGCGCGACCGATCGGGTGACCGATCAGGGCACCGAAATGCTGCACCACCCGGTCCTGAAAGGCATGAAGCGGATCAGCATTCCGCAAGCGTGGACGGTCTGCGGCGGCCCGGCCTATGTGAAAGCGGCGCGAGCGCTGGCAGAAGGCACCGCGCGTAGATAG
- a CDS encoding FecCD family ABC transporter permease, with amino-acid sequence MTPSRHRGLIPLLLIGLAVAAIASLSFGPVTLPPERLFAALAGHGDRVAHAILFDLRLPRTIIGLIVGAMLGLAGAVLQGYLRNPLAEPSVLGASNCAALGAVGAIYFGMAEWHIVMLPLLAILTGLAGLTLLFLLSGRSESPLTLILAGIAISTLAIAGISLALNLSPNPFAAMEIMAWLLGSIENRSIDHVWIALPCILLGGALLLFDGRALDALSLGEDGARSLGVDLKQTRLRLLAGIAIGVGGAVAVSGSIGFIGLIVPHIVRPWTDRRPSSLLLPSLLGGAVLLTFADILVRLIPTTNELKLGVLTAFLGVPVFLVHLLRERRLW; translated from the coding sequence CTGACACCATCACGCCATAGGGGCCTGATCCCGCTTCTTCTAATCGGGCTGGCTGTTGCGGCAATCGCATCGCTCAGTTTCGGGCCGGTGACGCTGCCGCCCGAACGGCTGTTCGCGGCGTTGGCGGGCCATGGCGATCGGGTGGCCCACGCCATCCTGTTCGACTTGCGCCTGCCGCGCACCATCATCGGGCTGATAGTCGGGGCCATGCTCGGTCTGGCAGGTGCGGTCCTGCAGGGCTATCTGCGCAATCCGCTCGCCGAACCATCGGTGCTGGGCGCGTCCAATTGCGCCGCCCTGGGGGCTGTCGGCGCTATCTATTTTGGCATGGCGGAGTGGCATATCGTCATGTTGCCGCTGCTGGCGATCCTCACCGGCCTTGCCGGGCTGACGCTGTTGTTCCTGCTCAGCGGCCGGTCGGAAAGCCCCCTCACGCTGATTCTGGCCGGCATCGCCATATCGACGCTGGCGATCGCGGGGATCAGCCTGGCGCTCAACCTGTCCCCCAACCCTTTTGCGGCGATGGAAATCATGGCCTGGCTGCTTGGATCGATCGAGAACCGGTCGATCGATCATGTCTGGATCGCCTTGCCTTGCATCCTTCTGGGTGGCGCGCTGCTCCTGTTCGACGGGCGGGCGCTGGACGCGCTGTCGCTGGGGGAGGACGGCGCACGGTCGCTGGGCGTCGATCTCAAACAGACCCGCCTGCGCCTGCTCGCCGGAATCGCCATCGGGGTGGGGGGCGCGGTCGCCGTATCCGGATCGATCGGCTTTATCGGCCTCATCGTGCCGCATATCGTGCGTCCTTGGACGGACCGTCGCCCCTCGTCGCTCCTGCTGCCGTCGCTGCTGGGCGGCGCGGTGCTCCTGACCTTTGCCGACATATTGGTCCGGTTGATCCCGACCACCAACGAACTCAAACTGGGCGTGCTGACAGCCTTCCTCGGCGTCCCCGTCTTCTTGGTCCATCTGCTTCGGGAGCGCCGCCTGTGGTGA
- a CDS encoding ABC transporter ATP-binding protein yields MVTIAVHDLSVDLGRRPVLRHVSADFQPATLTGIIGPNGAGKSTLIKAMLGLLPAREGTVMIDGQDRASLGVRDLARRIAYLPQGQTLHWPLSVERVVALGRLPHLAPLSRITDLDRAAIVQAMARADVAHLAQRDATQLSGGERARVMLARALAVGTPALVVDEPLASLDPGHQIDVMDLLAREARNGATVVTVLHDLTMAARYCDRLILIDGGAVVARGTPADVLTAETLRQVYGISARIELAATCPMIVPIARTTGD; encoded by the coding sequence GTGGTGACCATCGCCGTCCACGATCTTTCGGTCGACCTGGGGCGCCGCCCGGTGCTGCGCCATGTCAGCGCCGATTTCCAACCCGCAACGCTGACCGGCATCATAGGTCCCAACGGGGCGGGGAAATCCACCCTGATAAAAGCCATGCTGGGGCTGCTGCCCGCGCGTGAAGGGACGGTCATGATCGACGGGCAGGATCGCGCCAGTCTGGGCGTGCGCGATCTTGCTCGCAGGATCGCCTACCTGCCGCAGGGTCAGACCCTACACTGGCCGCTCAGTGTCGAACGCGTGGTAGCGCTGGGCCGCCTGCCGCATCTGGCGCCGCTGTCCCGCATCACAGACCTCGACCGCGCCGCCATAGTGCAGGCCATGGCCCGCGCCGATGTCGCGCATCTCGCCCAACGCGATGCCACCCAGCTGTCGGGCGGTGAGCGCGCCCGCGTCATGCTGGCGCGCGCGCTGGCCGTCGGCACGCCCGCACTGGTGGTCGATGAACCACTGGCGTCGCTTGATCCCGGGCATCAGATCGACGTGATGGACCTGCTGGCCCGCGAAGCCCGCAATGGGGCAACGGTGGTGACGGTGCTGCACGACCTCACCATGGCGGCGCGCTATTGCGATCGGCTGATCCTGATCGACGGGGGCGCGGTCGTGGCGCGGGGTACGCCAGCCGATGTGCTGACGGCTGAAACGCTGCGTCAGGTCTACGGCATTTCCGCCCGTATCGAACTGGCGGCGACCTGTCCCATGATCGTGCCGATCGCGCGCACGACAGGTGATTGA
- a CDS encoding TonB-dependent receptor plug domain-containing protein — MLTFTTLVFLLSSSAVADEGAADRQAPPPDAAATADKGADDILVTATRLALPLDKVAASLTVLDKAAIDRMQDIGVSELLLRTPGVSMARNGGYGTATSLRIRGAESDQTVVVIDGVKLNDPSAAGGGYNFANLLVGDAERIEILRGPQSILWGSQAIGGVVNVVTALPTQALEGSFDVEAGSRDTVSARAAIGGNTGPLRWRIGGQTFTTAGISAIAPAFGGRERDGYRNRQLTGRAEVALASNLTVDLRGYYSSGRTEFDATTADSPAYGLNREFVGYAGLRLDLLDGRFRNRIGYGYTDTDRDNFDPRLARKQTFDSAGRNQRLEYQGSFAIADGWTAQFGVENERSRFRSVSPPSSLSAPIPNPARGRAEITSVYGQLSVEPLAGLTLTGGARHDDHNRFGGQTLASAGAIWALPTGTVLRASYGEGFKAPTLYQLFSEYGNQALSPESAHGWEAGAEQRFLDGRLRFGGVWFDRTTKDQIIFNSCSASSTLALCYQPGSTTIRRSGYYQNVARAQAHGIEAQASVEPVPGLLIDGNYSWTVSEDRSPGGTNFGRWLPRRPRNQANGSISYAWPFGLTTGAAVRWLGHSYDNASNALRLDDYTLVDLRAEVKLFDQLRLFARVENLFDEGYMTAYRYGTLGRSIYAGLRGRF, encoded by the coding sequence ATGTTGACCTTCACGACTCTGGTTTTCCTGCTTTCCTCCTCCGCCGTTGCCGATGAAGGCGCTGCCGATCGGCAAGCGCCGCCGCCCGATGCCGCTGCAACCGCCGACAAAGGCGCTGACGATATTTTGGTCACGGCCACCCGGCTTGCCCTTCCGCTCGATAAGGTTGCGGCGTCGCTGACAGTCCTCGACAAGGCAGCGATCGACCGGATGCAGGATATCGGCGTCAGCGAACTGCTGCTGCGCACGCCGGGTGTCAGCATGGCGCGCAACGGCGGCTATGGCACGGCGACGTCGCTGCGCATTCGCGGCGCGGAAAGCGACCAGACCGTCGTCGTCATCGACGGCGTGAAGCTCAACGACCCTTCCGCGGCGGGCGGCGGCTATAATTTCGCCAATCTGCTGGTCGGCGACGCGGAGCGGATCGAAATATTGCGCGGTCCGCAATCGATCCTCTGGGGCAGCCAGGCGATCGGCGGCGTCGTCAACGTCGTCACCGCCCTGCCGACGCAGGCGCTGGAGGGCAGCTTCGACGTGGAGGCCGGATCGCGCGACACGGTGAGCGCGCGCGCCGCCATCGGCGGGAACACCGGTCCGCTGCGCTGGCGTATCGGTGGCCAGACGTTCACGACGGCGGGCATCTCGGCGATCGCGCCCGCCTTTGGAGGGCGGGAGAGGGATGGTTACCGCAATCGCCAGCTCACCGGCCGGGCGGAAGTGGCGCTGGCGTCCAACCTGACGGTCGATCTGCGCGGCTATTATTCCAGCGGACGCACGGAATTTGACGCGACCACGGCCGACAGTCCGGCCTATGGGCTGAACCGCGAGTTCGTCGGCTATGCGGGCCTCCGGCTCGACTTGCTGGATGGTCGTTTCCGTAACCGCATCGGCTATGGCTATACCGATACCGATCGCGACAATTTCGACCCCCGCCTTGCGCGCAAGCAGACCTTCGATTCCGCCGGTCGCAACCAGCGCCTCGAATATCAGGGCAGCTTCGCCATAGCCGATGGATGGACCGCCCAGTTCGGCGTGGAAAATGAACGCTCGCGCTTCCGCAGCGTCTCGCCGCCATCATCCCTGTCCGCGCCGATCCCCAATCCGGCGCGTGGTCGTGCGGAGATCACCAGCGTCTACGGGCAATTGTCCGTTGAACCGCTGGCGGGCCTGACGCTGACCGGCGGCGCGCGTCATGACGATCATAACCGCTTCGGCGGGCAGACGCTGGCGTCCGCTGGCGCGATCTGGGCGCTGCCCACCGGCACCGTGCTGCGCGCCAGCTATGGCGAGGGATTCAAGGCGCCGACCCTATACCAGCTTTTCTCCGAATATGGGAACCAGGCGCTATCGCCCGAAAGCGCGCATGGCTGGGAAGCGGGCGCGGAACAGCGGTTTCTGGACGGACGCCTGCGGTTCGGCGGGGTCTGGTTCGATCGGACGACGAAAGACCAGATCATCTTCAACAGCTGTTCGGCCAGTTCTACCCTGGCGCTCTGCTACCAGCCCGGCAGCACGACGATCCGGCGCAGCGGTTATTACCAGAATGTCGCGCGGGCACAGGCGCACGGCATAGAGGCGCAGGCCAGCGTGGAGCCGGTGCCCGGTCTGCTGATCGACGGCAATTACAGCTGGACGGTATCGGAAGACCGTTCGCCCGGCGGGACCAATTTCGGCCGCTGGCTGCCCCGCCGTCCGCGTAATCAGGCCAATGGCTCGATCAGCTATGCCTGGCCGTTCGGACTCACGACCGGCGCTGCGGTTCGCTGGTTGGGCCATAGTTACGACAATGCGTCCAACGCGCTGCGGCTCGACGATTATACGCTGGTCGATCTGCGCGCCGAAGTGAAACTGTTCGACCAACTGCGCCTTTTCGCCCGCGTCGAAAACCTGTTCGACGAAGGCTATATGACCGCCTATCGCTATGGCACGCTGGGCCGCAGTATCTACGCCGGTCTGCGCGGCCGGTTTTGA
- a CDS encoding DUF1636 domain-containing protein: MLTSVPPGPAIVACSTCRFSAEARDDAQAVRGGARLAEALRTVQASDPRYATVAVQDMPCFFACTDHCTVHLRAPGKVSYILGRFTPDADAARAILDYAVQYAASDHGRVPFKQWPEGVKGHFITRSPPEGYVAE; this comes from the coding sequence ATGCTCACGTCCGTTCCCCCCGGCCCCGCGATCGTGGCATGCAGCACATGCCGTTTTTCCGCCGAAGCGCGTGACGATGCGCAAGCCGTGCGTGGAGGCGCACGGCTGGCTGAGGCATTGCGAACGGTCCAGGCGTCGGACCCTCGCTACGCTACGGTGGCCGTTCAGGACATGCCCTGCTTCTTTGCCTGCACGGATCATTGTACCGTCCATCTGCGCGCGCCGGGCAAGGTCAGCTATATACTGGGCCGGTTCACGCCCGACGCTGATGCGGCGCGCGCCATCCTCGACTACGCCGTCCAATATGCGGCCAGCGATCATGGCCGCGTGCCGTTCAAGCAATGGCCCGAAGGGGTGAAGGGTCATTTCATCACCCGTTCGCCGCCCGAAGGATATGTCGCCGAATGA
- a CDS encoding histidine phosphatase family protein: MSAKLLYMVRHGAPEMPGLLMGRTDGAPTLAGIATCVEKTTGLAFDAIVSSDLLRARKAAEAMAQRCGTPMTIDPRWRELDFGLWDGLAPSTVAPDALGRFHDDPDANPPPQGERWSTLQTRVAAAIGDLSSAATLVVTHAGAMRAALAHLCGFTAAQIWAFDLPYGALISLRIWPEPHPGAQIIGLRA, translated from the coding sequence GTGAGCGCAAAGCTGCTCTATATGGTGCGCCATGGCGCACCCGAAATGCCTGGCCTGCTTATGGGGCGGACCGATGGTGCGCCGACATTGGCAGGCATCGCGACATGCGTCGAAAAGACAACCGGGCTGGCGTTCGATGCCATTGTCAGTTCGGACCTCTTACGCGCCCGCAAAGCCGCCGAAGCCATGGCGCAACGCTGCGGCACCCCCATGACCATCGATCCGCGCTGGCGAGAGCTGGATTTCGGTCTCTGGGACGGGCTTGCGCCATCGACCGTCGCTCCCGATGCGCTTGGCCGGTTCCATGATGATCCCGATGCCAATCCCCCGCCGCAGGGAGAACGCTGGTCCACGCTTCAGACCCGTGTCGCCGCCGCGATCGGCGACCTGTCATCCGCCGCGACGCTGGTCGTGACCCATGCCGGTGCGATGCGTGCGGCGCTCGCCCATCTTTGCGGGTTCACTGCGGCGCAAATCTGGGCGTTCGACCTTCCCTATGGTGCGCTTATCTCGCTCAGGATCTGGCCGGAACCGCATCCCGGCGCGCAGATCATCGGATTGCGCGCATGA
- a CDS encoding adenosylcobinamide-GDP ribazoletransferase, producing the protein MKGLVIAIQFLTRLPTPPIAVSAQEFAQSIRWFPIVGLILGVLIAAAARLGCAIDDWVGALLALLAWVGLTGALHLDGLGDIADASGAAHKDKARLRAVLADPHVGSFAIVAIATQLIAKLVLIHALIARGLFLPLISVPFAARIAPLAWARLMPALHEGLGATFQTAVRPIDLGAWALALIATACFLPGLLATPVLILLWSLWLRRHIGGLSGDGHGAGIEIVESALMLAILLSESL; encoded by the coding sequence ATGAAGGGGCTGGTGATCGCGATCCAGTTCCTGACGCGCTTGCCGACGCCGCCCATCGCCGTATCGGCCCAGGAATTTGCGCAATCGATCCGCTGGTTCCCGATAGTCGGGTTGATCCTCGGCGTCCTCATCGCGGCCGCTGCGCGGCTGGGGTGCGCGATCGACGATTGGGTCGGCGCGCTACTGGCGCTACTGGCATGGGTCGGTCTCACCGGGGCACTGCACCTAGACGGGCTGGGCGACATAGCGGACGCATCCGGCGCAGCGCACAAGGACAAGGCGCGGTTGCGCGCCGTTCTTGCCGATCCGCATGTCGGCAGTTTCGCCATCGTCGCCATCGCCACCCAGTTGATCGCCAAGCTGGTCCTGATCCACGCGCTCATCGCGCGCGGCCTCTTCCTGCCGCTCATCTCGGTTCCCTTCGCCGCGCGAATAGCGCCACTGGCCTGGGCCCGGCTGATGCCCGCCTTGCACGAAGGGTTGGGTGCGACATTCCAGACTGCCGTCCGTCCGATCGACCTTGGCGCATGGGCGCTGGCGCTGATCGCGACGGCCTGCTTCTTACCGGGCCTGCTGGCGACGCCGGTCCTCATCCTGCTTTGGTCGCTTTGGCTGCGCCGCCATATCGGCGGCCTGTCCGGTGACGGACATGGCGCAGGGATTGAGATAGTGGAAAGCGCCCTGATGCTGGCTATTTTACTGTCGGAAAGCCTATGA